A genome region from Arachidicoccus soli includes the following:
- a CDS encoding nucleotidyl transferase AbiEii/AbiGii toxin family protein — translation MIKDWLETYHPNNKEDYTQALREIMQQIALAGLYRAGFFQKAAFYGGTALRIFYGLNRYSEDLDFSLLEKNTSFHFTEYLKAVKNEFDALGMNISISTKEKTFQSDIESAFLKSETLWSELTLQAVLPQVGLKQTIGLKIKLEIDTHPPLGFETEEKLLLQPFSFYIRCFQIQDLFAGKMHALLFRKWKNNVKGRDWYDFEWYVRRGTPLNLHHFALRAFDSGDWKKDAITEIEFRQLLKKRIDEVNINRAKTDIKRFISHPESLDIWSAKYFHDLADLLKVYT, via the coding sequence ATGATAAAAGACTGGTTGGAAACCTATCACCCAAATAATAAAGAAGATTATACACAAGCATTAAGAGAAATAATGCAACAAATCGCTTTAGCCGGGCTTTATCGTGCCGGATTTTTCCAGAAAGCTGCATTTTATGGAGGCACGGCATTACGTATTTTTTATGGCTTAAACAGATATTCTGAAGATCTCGATTTCTCGCTTTTGGAAAAGAATACATCATTTCATTTTACAGAGTACTTAAAAGCTGTAAAGAATGAGTTTGATGCGCTTGGAATGAATATCTCTATTAGCACAAAAGAAAAGACGTTCCAATCGGATATTGAATCTGCTTTCCTAAAATCAGAAACGCTATGGAGTGAATTGACCCTTCAAGCGGTTCTCCCACAGGTTGGGCTTAAACAAACTATCGGATTAAAGATTAAGTTAGAAATAGATACACATCCACCTTTAGGCTTTGAAACAGAAGAGAAATTATTACTACAGCCTTTCTCTTTTTATATCCGATGTTTTCAAATTCAGGATTTATTTGCCGGCAAGATGCATGCCTTGTTATTTAGGAAATGGAAGAACAACGTAAAAGGCAGGGATTGGTATGATTTTGAATGGTATGTTCGCAGAGGAACACCTCTCAATCTCCATCATTTCGCCTTGAGAGCCTTTGATAGTGGGGACTGGAAAAAAGATGCTATTACAGAAATAGAATTTCGTCAATTATTGAAAAAGCGTATTGATGAAGTTAATATCAATCGTGCAAAGACGGATATTAAACGTTTTATATCCCACCCGGAATCCTTGGACATTTGGTCTGCAAAGTATTTTCACGATTTGGCAGATCTATTAAAAGTTTATACCTAG
- a CDS encoding carboxymuconolactone decarboxylase family protein, protein MIKFQVPTKEEVSEKNKELFTHLEKSLGTVPNLYAAMAYSDSALSKYMAFQNSPSSLHVKEKEAINLVVSQVNGCKYCLSAHTLIAKMNGFSNEEILNIRKGTASTSKLNALVVFAKAVTETKGRVTEEVLNMFFDAGYTKENMIDVIFQIGDKILSNYLHNLTNVPIDFPLAPALD, encoded by the coding sequence ATGATAAAATTTCAAGTACCAACAAAAGAAGAAGTTTCTGAAAAGAATAAAGAACTTTTTACACATCTTGAGAAGTCCTTGGGAACTGTTCCTAACCTATATGCCGCTATGGCCTATTCAGATAGTGCATTATCTAAATATATGGCATTTCAGAATAGCCCATCTTCCTTGCATGTTAAAGAAAAAGAAGCAATTAATTTGGTAGTAAGCCAGGTAAACGGTTGCAAGTATTGCCTAAGTGCACATACCCTTATTGCAAAGATGAACGGCTTTTCCAATGAAGAAATTCTGAACATAAGAAAAGGAACTGCAAGTACTTCAAAATTGAATGCGTTGGTTGTATTTGCCAAGGCAGTAACAGAAACAAAAGGTAGGGTAACAGAGGAGGTATTGAATATGTTTTTTGATGCGGGATACACCAAAGAAAATATGATTGATGTAATCTTTCAAATCGGCGATAAGATTCTAAGTAACTATCTACATAATCTTACGAATGTGCCTATTGATTTCCCATTAGCCCCGGCATTGGATTAG
- a CDS encoding helix-turn-helix domain-containing protein, with the protein MLREYRNKATLGYFIMHVSNETFKGDGITDASLKSINTFVFNKGADQEVLIDEIKYRMPPFSVLPLMYNQHFVFEHPETLVAWQFNREFYCIVDHDAEVGCVGFLFYGIHHPMFVLLNKKEMEDLSDIEKNFSEEICLEDGFQGEMLRSLLKRLIIKITRIAKKQVKSYSDFSNEKMDLIRNFSLLLEGNFKKEHEVKFYASALNKSPKTLANFFAICHELSPLKLIHNRIILEAKRYIHYTDKTAKEIAYELGFENPEHFSRFFKSNTGKNISAFRKDD; encoded by the coding sequence ATGTTAAGAGAATACAGAAATAAGGCGACGCTCGGGTACTTTATTATGCATGTCAGCAACGAAACATTTAAGGGAGATGGCATAACAGATGCTTCATTAAAATCTATTAATACCTTCGTCTTTAATAAAGGAGCCGACCAGGAAGTTCTCATTGATGAAATAAAATACAGGATGCCACCCTTTTCTGTTTTGCCCTTGATGTATAACCAGCATTTTGTATTTGAACACCCGGAAACCTTAGTGGCATGGCAGTTCAATCGTGAGTTTTATTGTATTGTGGATCACGATGCAGAAGTTGGTTGTGTAGGCTTTTTGTTCTATGGAATTCATCATCCTATGTTTGTCCTCCTCAACAAGAAGGAGATGGAGGATTTATCAGACATTGAAAAAAACTTTTCTGAAGAGATTTGTTTAGAAGATGGTTTTCAAGGAGAAATGCTTCGTTCTTTATTAAAAAGATTAATTATTAAAATTACGCGCATAGCAAAAAAACAGGTAAAATCATATAGTGATTTCAGTAATGAAAAAATGGATTTAATACGGAACTTTTCCTTGTTATTGGAAGGTAATTTTAAGAAAGAACATGAAGTGAAGTTTTACGCGTCTGCATTAAATAAATCGCCAAAGACATTGGCCAATTTTTTTGCTATCTGCCATGAGCTATCACCGCTAAAACTGATACATAACAGAATAATATTGGAAGCCAAACGTTATATTCATTATACAGATAAAACCGCCAAGGAAATTGCGTATGAATTAGGGTTTGAAAATCCAGAGCATTTTAGCCGATTCTTTAAATCTAATACAGGTAAGAATATTTCAGCATTTCGCAAGGATGATTAG
- a CDS encoding Gfo/Idh/MocA family protein translates to MNKIYKWGIIGPGKIARKFAEALDLTDNVRLEAVASRDLSKAKQFAEAFGSAKAYGNYEALINDPEIDVIYIATPHAFHNEQALLCLQKKKAVLCEKPMALNAQQVKQMLQASKENNIFLMEALWTRFLPWLQSVIKIIKDGQIGAVKFVRADFGFKAEYNPAGRLFDTRLGGGSLLDIGIYPLFLCQQILGNPTLVTAAGNLDCGGADMSCHAILQYHNGAAGIISSALDYQTQQTAEITGTEGMIRIHSPWHRTSEFEWRKEGEDWQKVILPPLINGFQFQIAEVIHCLDKGQIESPLLPQAFTLQLSETMDEIRRQIGVKYSGESEEE, encoded by the coding sequence ATGAACAAAATTTATAAATGGGGAATCATTGGCCCCGGTAAGATTGCCAGAAAATTTGCAGAAGCGTTGGATCTCACGGACAATGTCCGATTAGAAGCAGTTGCATCTAGAGATTTATCGAAAGCAAAACAATTTGCAGAAGCCTTCGGTTCTGCGAAAGCATATGGCAACTATGAAGCACTCATTAATGATCCCGAAATAGATGTTATCTATATTGCCACGCCACATGCTTTCCATAATGAACAAGCCCTTTTGTGCCTCCAAAAGAAAAAGGCCGTACTCTGCGAAAAGCCTATGGCATTGAATGCACAACAGGTGAAGCAAATGTTACAGGCATCAAAAGAAAACAATATCTTTTTGATGGAGGCTTTATGGACAAGGTTTCTACCATGGCTGCAATCGGTTATAAAAATTATTAAGGATGGTCAAATTGGCGCCGTCAAATTTGTCCGGGCAGACTTCGGTTTTAAAGCCGAATATAATCCAGCCGGAAGATTGTTTGATACAAGGCTAGGCGGTGGCTCCTTACTTGACATTGGCATATATCCACTGTTTTTATGTCAGCAAATTTTAGGCAACCCAACCCTTGTTACGGCTGCTGGAAACTTAGATTGTGGCGGCGCTGATATGTCCTGCCACGCAATTCTGCAATACCACAATGGCGCCGCCGGTATTATTTCCAGTGCACTGGATTACCAAACCCAGCAAACAGCCGAGATAACAGGCACTGAAGGTATGATCCGCATTCATTCCCCTTGGCATAGAACCAGTGAATTTGAGTGGCGCAAAGAAGGAGAGGACTGGCAAAAAGTAATATTGCCACCACTTATCAACGGCTTTCAATTTCAAATCGCCGAGGTAATCCATTGTTTGGATAAAGGGCAAATTGAAAGTCCCTTATTACCACAGGCCTTTACGCTGCAGCTAAGTGAAACGATGGACGAAATTAGAAGGCAAATTGGTGTAAAATATTCTGGTGAATCTGAAGAGGAATAG
- a CDS encoding DoxX family protein, whose amino-acid sequence MHKRISGFNMAPLFLRTIVGIGFIIHGYAKISRGTAGFEKLLVQVGVPFAHINAIVVPYVELIGGLAVLTGLFVNIVAIPLIITMLVATYTVQFHYGFSSVNTIGLTPAGPKFGPPGYEINLLYIGCLISLIFTGSGILSVDSWRSKWYSRVKNKK is encoded by the coding sequence ATGCATAAAAGAATTAGTGGATTCAATATGGCACCTCTGTTTTTAAGGACAATTGTAGGAATTGGCTTTATTATACATGGCTATGCTAAAATAAGCAGGGGTACAGCCGGATTCGAGAAATTACTTGTCCAAGTGGGTGTACCTTTTGCACATATTAATGCGATAGTAGTACCTTATGTAGAACTAATTGGAGGACTGGCAGTATTGACAGGGCTATTTGTAAATATAGTTGCTATTCCATTAATTATAACAATGCTTGTAGCAACATACACGGTACAATTTCATTATGGATTTAGTTCAGTTAATACGATCGGCCTTACGCCCGCCGGGCCAAAGTTTGGACCGCCTGGTTATGAAATCAATCTTTTATATATTGGTTGTTTAATTTCTTTGATATTTACTGGCAGCGGAATTTTATCAGTAGATAGTTGGAGGAGTAAGTGGTATAGCAGAGTCAAGAATAAGAAATAA
- a CDS encoding spondin domain-containing protein, with protein sequence MKKPINFKRTILLAVLAITIASCSKTHNTIENSNRTITIENVLQSQPLVESGTFQQPGVLIHPGDSSSITFSAAKGEAFTFATMYGWSNDLFFAPANPGIALYDASGNPINGDVSSEIKLWDNGTRINQKPGSTVNHPGIAESTAQNIAEVNGIDAQGNTYLPASSLIKASLKYNGNSMFTLTIRNISGGTPNETPFSPGVWAVSYIVGGNLLNPNPIYMEGKPTANGLTHIAEMGDNSVLSTYLRSITGIFTPLSPILAVVYNGISNPIYTVGQKDDGHGLMALAQKGDASGLADYLKNMKGVKSVYVLPATGSTVLLPIINGQTGSSVSQQMSLSTGDKIAIATMYGFSNDWFFATKGDIDATQVGDISSQIGLFDDGTAINQFPGAGVTQFNLAGTPLTESKPIEAVPNPNEFTILPGIDSIVKVTMQ encoded by the coding sequence ATGAAAAAACCGATAAATTTCAAAAGGACAATATTACTCGCAGTGCTGGCAATAACTATAGCTTCTTGCAGCAAAACTCACAATACTATTGAAAACAGCAATCGTACTATTACGATAGAAAACGTATTACAATCGCAACCGTTGGTAGAATCCGGCACATTTCAGCAGCCCGGAGTACTGATTCACCCCGGAGACTCTTCTTCCATTACCTTTTCTGCTGCAAAAGGGGAAGCCTTTACCTTTGCCACCATGTACGGTTGGTCAAACGATCTATTCTTTGCGCCGGCAAATCCGGGTATAGCACTGTATGACGCAAGCGGCAACCCAATAAATGGGGATGTATCTTCTGAGATAAAGCTCTGGGATAATGGTACACGTATCAACCAAAAACCCGGTTCAACAGTGAACCATCCCGGCATTGCTGAAAGCACAGCGCAAAACATTGCGGAAGTCAATGGAATCGATGCTCAGGGTAATACTTATTTACCTGCATCATCATTGATCAAGGCGTCTTTAAAATATAATGGAAACTCGATGTTTACCCTCACGATCAGAAATATTTCAGGGGGTACCCCGAATGAAACACCCTTCAGTCCTGGTGTTTGGGCAGTCTCTTATATTGTAGGAGGTAATTTACTTAACCCTAATCCTATTTATATGGAAGGCAAACCTACGGCCAACGGCCTGACCCATATCGCCGAAATGGGGGACAATAGTGTACTTAGCACATATTTAAGAAGTATTACGGGCATTTTCACGCCTTTATCTCCCATTTTGGCTGTTGTGTATAATGGCATTTCCAACCCGATATATACAGTCGGACAGAAGGATGACGGGCATGGTTTAATGGCGCTCGCCCAAAAAGGCGATGCAAGTGGCTTGGCTGATTATTTAAAAAACATGAAAGGGGTGAAAAGCGTCTATGTGTTACCTGCAACAGGATCAACAGTACTACTTCCTATCATCAATGGACAAACAGGTAGTAGCGTGTCTCAGCAGATGAGTCTTTCAACAGGAGATAAAATAGCTATAGCCACCATGTACGGCTTTTCCAATGACTGGTTCTTTGCCACAAAGGGGGATATAGATGCTACACAGGTAGGTGACATATCCTCTCAAATAGGATTATTTGATGATGGAACTGCCATAAATCAATTCCCAGGAGCGGGCGTAACACAATTCAACCTCGCCGGCACGCCACTTACTGAAAGTAAGCCTATTGAAGCTGTACCTAATCCTAACGAGTTTACAATATTGCCCGGAATTGATAGTATTGTCAAAGTAACTATGCAATAA
- a CDS encoding SDR family oxidoreductase, with translation MNNWNLENKFALVTGGSKGIGNAIIKELSDLGATVLFLARDEENNQRVLSTIGNEKLNALAGDVTNNDFRKKVNAWVEDNWGKLDILVNNAGINIRKPSIEYTPDEYQRVLNVNLIAPFELIKELYPLLKKSGHASIINIASVAGSMDAQTGAPYGMSKAGIIQLSRSLAAEWASSRIRVNAISPWFTETPATSGLLSNQERLAAIIARTPEKRVAKDVEIAAAVAFLAMDKSSYITGQNIIVDGGATSSIL, from the coding sequence ATGAATAACTGGAATCTTGAAAACAAATTTGCATTAGTGACAGGCGGCTCTAAAGGGATTGGGAATGCCATAATAAAAGAGCTTTCAGACTTGGGTGCGACTGTATTATTTTTGGCCAGAGATGAAGAAAACAATCAAAGAGTCCTTTCTACCATCGGCAATGAAAAACTAAATGCGTTAGCAGGGGATGTAACCAACAATGATTTTCGAAAGAAAGTAAATGCTTGGGTGGAAGATAATTGGGGCAAGCTGGATATTCTGGTAAATAATGCAGGTATTAATATTCGAAAGCCTTCAATAGAATATACCCCTGATGAATATCAACGGGTGCTGAACGTGAATCTTATTGCGCCATTTGAACTAATCAAAGAGTTATATCCGCTATTGAAAAAAAGTGGTCATGCTTCTATTATTAATATTGCTTCTGTGGCAGGGAGTATGGATGCCCAGACAGGAGCCCCTTATGGAATGTCAAAAGCAGGTATAATACAACTTTCACGCAGCCTTGCAGCAGAATGGGCAAGTTCTCGAATCCGTGTTAATGCAATATCTCCTTGGTTCACAGAAACGCCTGCAACTAGCGGCCTATTATCCAATCAAGAAAGACTTGCTGCTATCATTGCACGTACTCCTGAAAAACGCGTTGCAAAAGATGTAGAAATTGCAGCCGCGGTAGCTTTTCTTGCGATGGACAAATCTTCTTATATAACAGGGCAGAATATTATTGTTGATGGGGGTGCCACCTCCAGTATTTTGTAA